The following are from one region of the Oryzias latipes chromosome 12, ASM223467v1 genome:
- the LOC101165407 gene encoding zinc finger SWIM domain-containing protein 6 isoform X2, which yields MNRDQLQKFVQYLITVHHTEVLPTAQKLADEILSQNSEINQVHGAPDPTAGASVDDENCWHLDEEQVQEQVKLFLSQGGYHGSGKQLNLLFCKVREMLKMRDSNGARMLTLITEQFMGDPRLALWRQQGTAMTDKYRQLWDELGALWMCIVLNPHCKPEQKGCWLRQLRRWNGVDVCPLEDGNHGNELTNLTNALPHGPAGNPDLLMRPHRTVFTRAIEACDLHWQDPHLQHILSTDHYTNHCYHGDLDSSLLDAGWWPLWHEHVPTACARVDALRSHGYPREALRLAVAIANTLRRQQQKQLELFRTHKNELLNRGVTSITNLEGWVGHPLDPIGTLFGTLMESGRGAEDRGPPDPPGSAGSCRRTENPDPPAQRPPEDGESFVLLAVETALIGLGQQRVMPEGLYAQEKVCRNEEQLLAKLQEVDLDETLVQIFRKQTTFLLEAGPYSGLGEILYRESVPMHTFAKYLFTSLLPHDAELAYRIALRAMRLPVLESPAPPADLSRPHHIVSVVPNRYPRWFTLSHIESQQCELASTMLTAAKGDTCKLQIVLESIQKNIHSSSHNFKLAQDAFKIATLMESLPDLTLLKVSLELGLQVMRMTLSTMNWRRREMVRWLVTCATEVGVFALDSIMQNWFTLFTPTEATSVVATTVMSNSTIMRLHLDCNQQENLANSARTLALQCAMKDPQNCALSALTLCEKDQIAFETAYQIVLDAAATEMNCTQLFTIAHYMEHRGFPSRAYKLATLAMTHLNLSYNQDTHPAINDVLWACALSHSLGKNELAAVIPLVVKSVKCATVLSDILRRCTLTTPGMVTLHSRRTSGKLMSLDKAPLRQLLDATIGAYINTTHSRLTHISPRHYSEFIEFLSKARETFLMAHDGHMQFTQFIDNLKQIYKGKKKLMMLVRERFG from the exons ATGAACAGGGATCAGCTGCAGAAGTTCGTCCAGTATCTGATCACGGTCCATCACACGGAGGTGCTGCCGACGGCGCAGAAGCTCGCCGACGAGATTCTGTCGCAGAACTCCGAGATCAACCAGGTTCACG GAGCTCCAGATCCGACGGCGGGCGCCAGCGTGGACGATGAGAACTGCTGGCATCTAGACGAGGAGCAGGTCCAGGAGCAGGTCAAGCTCTTCCTGTCCCAGGGGGGGTACCACGGCTCGGGGAAGCAGCTCAACCTGCTGTTCTGCAAG GTCAGGGAGATGCTGAAGATGAGGGACTCCAACGGGGCGCGGATGCTGACGCTGATCACCGAGCAGTTCATGGGGGACCCGCGGCTGGCGCTGTGGAGGCAGCAGGGGACCGCCATGACGGACAAATACCGGCAGCTGTGGGACGAGCTAG GAGCTCTGTGGATGTGCATCGTGCTGAATCCTCACTGCAAACCCGAGCAGAAGGGCTGCTGGCTGCGGCAGCTCCGCCGGTGGAACGGCGTGGACGTGTGTCCCCTGGAGGACGGTAACCACGGCAACGAGCTGACCAATCTGACCAACGCTCTGCCTCATGGCCCTGCGGGCAACCCAG ACTTGCTGATGCGACCCCACCGGACCGTGTTCACTCGAGCCATCGAGGCCTGTGACCTTCACTGGCAGGACCCCCACCTGCAGCACATCCTCAGCACGGACCACTACACCAACCACTGTTACCACGGCGACCTGGACAGCTCCCTGTTGGATGCGGGATGGTGGCCCCTGTGGCACG AGCACGTGCCCACGGCCTGCGCCCGCGTGGACGCCCTGCGGTCGCATGGGTACCCCCGGGAAGCCCTGAGGCTCGCCGTCGCCATCGCCAACACGCTCCGccggcagcagcagaaacagctggAGCTCTTCCGCACTCACAAAAACG agctgctcaACAGAGGAGTGACCTCCATCACCAACCTGGAGGGGTGGGTGGGCCACCCGCTGGACCCCATCGGCACCCTGTTCGGCACCCTGATGGAGTCCGGGAGGGGCGCAGAGGATCGGGGTCCCCCCGACCCACCAG GATCAGCTGGCTCGTGCAGGAGGACGGAGAACCCGGATCCCCCGGCTCAGCGGCCCCCGGAGGACGGCGAGTCGTTTGTGCTGTTGGCCGTGGAAACGGCTCTGATTGGCTTAGGCCAGCAGAGGGTGATGCCGGAGGGCCTCTACGCCCAGGAGAAGGTGTGTCGCAACGAAGAGCAGCTGCTGGCCAAACTCCAGGAAGTGGATTTAGATGAAACGTTGGTTCAAATCTTCCGGAAACAAACCACCTTTCTGCTCGAGG CTGGTCCTTACAGTGGTCTGGGGGAGATCCTCTACAGGGAGAGCGTCCCCATGCACACGTTTGCCAAGTATCTCTTCACATCCCTGCTACCTCACGACGCCGAGCTGGCGTACAGAATTGCACTGCGGGCCATGAG GCTGCCCGTTCTGGAGTCCCCGGCGCCCCCTGCTGACCTGTCTCGACCTCACCACATCGTGTCGGTGGTGCCGAACCGCTACCCCCGCTGGTTCACGCTGAGCCACATTGAGAGCCAGCAGTGCGAGCTGGCCTCCACCATGCTCACCGCCGCTAAAG GTGACACCTGTAAGCTCCAGATAGTGTTGGAGTCCATCCAGAAGAACATCCACTCGTCCTCCCACAACTTCAAATTGGCTCAAGATGCCTTCAAAATCGCCACGCTCATGGAGAGCCTGCCGGACCTCACGCTGCTCAAAGTCTCCCTGGAGCTGGGCCTCCAG GTGATGAGAATGACCCTGTCCACCATGaactggaggaggagggagatgGTGCGCTGGCTCGTCACCTGTGCCACTGAAGTGG GTGTGTTTGCGCTGGACAGCATCATGCAGAACTGGTTTACCCTCTTCACCCCAACCGAAGCGACCAGCGTCGTGGCGACCACCGTCATGTCCAACAGCACCATCATGCGCCTGCACCTGGACTGCAATCAGCAGGAGAACCTGGCCAACTCCGCCCGGACCCTCGCCCTGCAGTGCGCCATGAAGGACCCGCAAAACTGTGCTCTGTCGGCGCTAACGCTCTGCGAGAAGGACCAGATTGCCTTTGAGACGGCGTACCAGATCGTGCTGGACGCGGCTGCCACGGAGATGAACTGCACACAGCTGTTCACGATAGCACATTACATGGAGCACCGCGGCTTTCCCAGCAGGGCGTACAAGCTAGCCACGTTAGCCATGACGCACCTGAACCTCAGCTACAACCAGGACACGCACCCCGCCATCAACGACGTGCTCTGGGCATGCGCCCTCAGCCACTCGCTGGGGAAAAACGAGCTGGCGGCAGTCATCCCTCTGGTGGTGAAGAGCGTCAAGTGCGCCACCGTTTTATCGGACATTTTGCGGCGGTGCACGCTGACGACGCCGGGGATGGTCACGCTGCACAGCCGCAGGACCTCTGGGAAGCTAATGTCTCTGGACAAGGCTCCCCTCAGGCAGCTACTGGACGCCACCATCGGGGCCTACATCAACACCACGCACTCCAGGCTGACGCACATCAGCCCGCGTCACTACAGCGAGTTCATCGAGTTCCTCAGCAAAGCCAGAGAGACGTTCCTGATGGCGCACGACGGACACATGCAGTTCACGCAGTTCATAGACAACCTGAAGCAGATTTACAAGGGCAAGAAGAAGCTGATGATGCTCGTCCGAGAGCGCTTCGGATGA